A genome region from Chloroflexia bacterium SDU3-3 includes the following:
- a CDS encoding cellulase family glycosylhydrolase translates to MLRRMVWVRVVLVLAVLATAVVLGGLRASAQTASAPGFVYRCGIHFCLDGSYYYFAGANTYDMFTYGGSYGDTETQWMDKARINAHFARLQADGVKVLRLWMFSHEEWHGFESAKGVYSEPQFALFDYIIESARAHEVKLIPVFENYWEAYGGIDTRLEWEGITSGELNRWKFFNKAQCPGCFTQYKNYVSYALNRVNHYSGIAYKDDPTIFAWELMNEPRYRNATPDENTTGTTLRAWVDEMGAYIKSIDSKHMLGTGMEGQETRYGYGGDSGNPFVFIHQSPYIDFTSSHPYPTEPWANLTIAQTRALVRTWITESHTLVGKPFFMGEFNSHTGVRADWWAAFYDEIEQSGGDGSAFWWYDDRTPTSDGKFGVDASSPELAVFRQHAQRMQAKNVYAGPTATPGGPTNTPTATRTATPTVNPASILRVQHKRYNTDPADGVVGPDLQVVNTNLNLTVPLSELTIRYWFTADGPQELSSSCLWSQVGCGAVSSKVVRLASPVGGADSYLEVTFPTSSFIIQPYGATGEIQLSAHKSDWSATNELDDYSYTTNDSFADASHITLYRAGQLVWGSEPTGAALTSTPTPTRTATPTRTATPSATATTGTATPTSIATATVGTATATATPTRTATPTWTPTVTATPVAGVACQVSYVVNQWTTGFTATVSVKNTGTSAIGGWTLAWTFGGNQKITNAWSTTLTQTGASVSAKDAGYNASIPAGGSTSFGFQASYSGTNSAPAGFTLNGTACALAP, encoded by the coding sequence ATGCTCCGTCGTATGGTTTGGGTGAGGGTGGTGCTGGTGCTGGCGGTGCTGGCCACGGCGGTAGTGCTCGGCGGGCTGCGCGCCTCGGCGCAGACAGCCTCCGCGCCAGGGTTTGTCTACCGCTGCGGCATCCACTTCTGCCTGGATGGCTCCTACTACTACTTCGCCGGGGCCAACACCTACGACATGTTCACCTACGGCGGCAGCTATGGCGACACCGAGACCCAGTGGATGGACAAGGCGCGGATCAACGCCCACTTCGCCCGCCTGCAGGCCGACGGCGTGAAGGTGCTGCGCCTGTGGATGTTCAGCCACGAAGAGTGGCACGGCTTCGAGAGCGCCAAGGGCGTCTACTCCGAGCCGCAGTTCGCCCTGTTCGACTACATCATCGAGTCGGCGCGGGCGCACGAGGTGAAGCTTATCCCCGTGTTCGAGAACTACTGGGAGGCCTACGGCGGCATTGACACGCGGCTGGAGTGGGAGGGCATCACCAGCGGCGAGCTGAACCGCTGGAAGTTCTTCAACAAGGCGCAGTGCCCGGGCTGCTTCACGCAGTATAAAAACTATGTCAGCTACGCGCTCAATCGCGTGAATCACTACAGCGGGATCGCCTATAAGGATGACCCAACGATCTTTGCGTGGGAGCTGATGAACGAGCCGCGCTACCGCAACGCCACGCCCGATGAGAATACCACTGGCACCACGCTGCGCGCCTGGGTCGACGAGATGGGCGCATATATCAAGTCGATCGATAGCAAGCACATGCTCGGCACGGGCATGGAGGGCCAGGAGACGCGCTACGGCTACGGCGGCGACTCGGGCAACCCGTTTGTTTTCATCCACCAGTCGCCCTACATCGACTTCACCTCGTCGCACCCCTACCCCACCGAGCCCTGGGCCAACCTGACGATCGCGCAGACGCGGGCGCTGGTGCGCACCTGGATCACCGAGTCGCACACGCTGGTGGGCAAGCCCTTCTTCATGGGCGAGTTCAACAGCCACACCGGCGTGCGCGCCGACTGGTGGGCGGCCTTCTACGACGAGATCGAGCAGAGCGGCGGCGACGGCTCGGCCTTCTGGTGGTACGACGACCGCACCCCGACCTCCGACGGCAAGTTCGGCGTGGATGCCAGCTCGCCCGAGCTGGCGGTGTTCCGCCAGCACGCCCAGCGCATGCAGGCCAAAAACGTGTACGCAGGCCCCACGGCCACGCCCGGCGGCCCGACGAACACGCCCACGGCTACCCGCACCGCCACGCCCACGGTCAACCCGGCCAGCATCCTGCGGGTGCAGCACAAGCGCTACAACACCGACCCCGCCGACGGTGTGGTAGGCCCAGATCTGCAGGTGGTAAACACCAACCTGAACCTGACCGTGCCGCTGAGCGAGCTGACCATCCGCTACTGGTTCACCGCCGACGGCCCGCAGGAGCTTTCATCCTCCTGCCTGTGGTCGCAGGTGGGCTGCGGCGCGGTGAGCAGCAAGGTGGTGCGGCTGGCCTCGCCGGTGGGCGGCGCGGACAGCTACCTTGAGGTGACATTCCCGACCAGCAGCTTCATCATCCAGCCCTACGGCGCGACCGGCGAGATCCAGCTGAGCGCGCACAAGAGCGACTGGAGCGCCACCAACGAGCTAGACGACTACTCGTACACCACCAACGACAGCTTCGCGGATGCCAGCCACATCACGCTCTACCGCGCTGGCCAGCTGGTGTGGGGCAGCGAGCCGACCGGCGCGGCGCTGACCAGCACGCCGACGCCCACCCGCACCGCCACGCCCACCCGCACCGCCACGCCGAGTGCAACCGCTACCACGGGCACGGCCACGCCCACCAGCATAGCCACCGCCACCGTAGGCACGGCCACGGCCACGGCCACGCCCACCCGCACCGCCACGCCCACCTGGACGCCCACCGTCACTGCTACGCCGGTGGCTGGCGTGGCCTGCCAGGTGAGCTATGTGGTCAACCAGTGGACCACCGGCTTCACGGCGACGGTGTCGGTGAAGAACACCGGTACGAGCGCGATTGGCGGCTGGACGCTGGCCTGGACGTTTGGCGGCAACCAGAAGATCACGAACGCCTGGAGCACCACGCTGACCCAGACCGGCGCGAGCGTGAGCGCCAAAGATGCGGGCTACAACGCCAGCATCCCGGCGGGCGGCAGCACCAGCTTTGGCTTCCAGGCCAGCTACAGCGGCACCAACAGCGCCCCAGCGGGCTTCACGCTGAACGGAACGGCGTGCGCGCTAGCACCGTAG
- a CDS encoding endoglucanase: MVRFRNCFLAMTVCAVALGILPSQGTQAATTYNYAEALQKAIYFYEAQQSGVKPSWNRVEWRGNSGLTDGADVGKDLTGGWYDAGDHVKFGFPMASSATLLAWGAVEYRDAYTQSGQLTPLLNNLRFVNDYFIKAHTAPNELYGQVGLGNTDHQWWGPAEVMQMARPSAKISASCPGSDLAGETAAAMAASSIVFRPTDPTYADTLLTHAKQLYSFADTYRGAYSDCITDAATFYKSWSGYNDELVWGAAWLYRATGDASYLTKAKTYYANLGTEPQSTTRSYRWTQAWDDKSYGSYVLMANLTGEQQYKDDAERWLDYWSVGGGTRTPGGLIYVDQWGSLRYAANTAFIAFVYGDKLTDATKKQRYHDFAVKQINYALGDNPQKRSYVVGFGTNPPTKPHHRTSHGSWLDSMGDPVESRHILYGALVGGPNASDAYTDSRSDYTANEVATDYNAGFTSALARMYQEYGGTALAGFPSKETRDDDEMFVQAALNQSSSTKFTEVKALIINKSGWPARMLDKASFRYYFTLEPGVTPSQITVSSGYSQCTSISGPTQYAGSIYYVTVDCAGQKIYPGGQSAHKREVQFRIAIPDGNTTATWDPTNDWSYAGIPTTSGATPVKVSNIVLYDNGVKVWGNEPSGTPVTPTATALPTNTPTTGPTSTPVPPTATPTTGPTSTPTRTPTTGPTSTPVPPTATPTTGPTSTPTTVPPTAVPGACQVTYTITNQWNTGFQADVTIKNTGTSAISGWTLAWTFANGQTVTQSWNSTLTQTGAGVSAVGAGWNNNIAPGGTASFGFIGAHSGTNAKPASFTVNGTACTSN, translated from the coding sequence ATGGTTCGGTTCCGTAATTGTTTTCTGGCGATGACGGTCTGCGCGGTGGCGCTGGGCATCCTGCCCTCGCAGGGTACGCAGGCGGCGACCACATACAACTATGCCGAGGCCCTGCAGAAGGCGATCTACTTCTACGAAGCCCAGCAGTCGGGCGTGAAGCCCAGCTGGAACCGCGTGGAGTGGCGCGGCAACTCGGGCCTGACCGACGGCGCGGATGTGGGCAAGGATCTGACCGGCGGCTGGTACGACGCAGGCGACCACGTGAAGTTCGGCTTCCCGATGGCCTCCTCGGCCACGCTGCTGGCCTGGGGCGCGGTCGAGTACCGCGACGCCTACACGCAGAGCGGCCAGCTGACCCCGCTGCTGAACAACCTGCGCTTTGTGAACGACTACTTCATCAAGGCGCACACCGCACCCAACGAGCTGTATGGCCAGGTGGGCCTGGGCAACACCGACCACCAGTGGTGGGGGCCTGCCGAGGTGATGCAGATGGCGCGGCCATCGGCCAAGATCAGCGCCAGCTGCCCCGGCTCGGATCTGGCAGGCGAGACGGCGGCGGCCATGGCCGCGTCGTCGATCGTGTTCCGACCGACCGACCCGACCTACGCCGACACGCTGCTGACCCACGCCAAGCAGCTCTACAGCTTCGCCGACACCTACCGCGGCGCGTACAGCGACTGCATCACCGACGCGGCCACCTTCTACAAGTCGTGGAGCGGCTACAACGACGAGCTGGTGTGGGGCGCCGCATGGCTCTACCGCGCCACCGGCGACGCATCCTACCTGACCAAGGCCAAGACCTACTACGCCAACCTGGGCACCGAGCCGCAGAGCACCACCCGCTCGTACCGCTGGACGCAGGCCTGGGATGACAAGAGCTACGGCAGCTATGTGCTGATGGCCAACCTCACCGGCGAGCAGCAGTACAAGGATGATGCCGAGCGCTGGCTGGACTACTGGAGCGTAGGCGGCGGCACCCGCACGCCGGGCGGCCTGATCTATGTGGACCAGTGGGGCTCGCTGCGCTACGCCGCGAACACCGCCTTCATCGCCTTCGTGTACGGCGACAAGCTGACGGATGCGACCAAGAAGCAGCGCTACCACGACTTCGCGGTCAAGCAGATCAACTACGCGCTGGGCGACAACCCCCAGAAGCGCAGCTACGTGGTGGGCTTCGGCACCAACCCGCCCACCAAGCCGCACCACCGCACCTCGCACGGCTCGTGGCTGGATAGCATGGGCGATCCGGTTGAGAGCCGCCACATCCTCTACGGCGCGCTGGTGGGCGGCCCGAACGCCAGCGATGCCTACACCGACAGCCGCAGCGACTATACCGCCAACGAGGTCGCGACCGACTACAACGCTGGCTTCACCAGCGCCCTGGCCCGTATGTACCAGGAGTACGGCGGCACCGCGCTGGCTGGCTTCCCCAGCAAGGAGACCCGCGACGACGACGAGATGTTCGTGCAGGCCGCGCTGAACCAGTCGTCGAGCACCAAGTTCACCGAGGTCAAGGCCCTGATCATCAACAAGTCGGGCTGGCCCGCGCGCATGCTCGACAAGGCCTCGTTCCGCTACTACTTCACGCTTGAGCCGGGCGTGACGCCCAGCCAGATCACGGTCAGCTCGGGCTACAGCCAGTGCACCAGCATCAGCGGCCCGACCCAGTACGCCGGCTCGATCTACTATGTGACGGTGGACTGCGCTGGCCAGAAGATCTACCCCGGCGGCCAGTCGGCCCACAAGCGCGAGGTGCAGTTCCGCATCGCCATCCCCGATGGCAACACCACCGCCACCTGGGATCCGACCAACGACTGGTCGTATGCGGGCATCCCCACCACCTCGGGCGCGACCCCGGTGAAGGTCTCGAACATCGTGCTGTACGACAACGGCGTGAAGGTGTGGGGCAATGAGCCGAGCGGTACCCCGGTGACCCCGACCGCGACCGCGCTGCCGACCAACACGCCGACGACTGGCCCGACCAGCACGCCGGTGCCGCCGACCGCGACGCCGACGACTGGCCCGACCAGCACCCCGACGCGCACGCCGACGACTGGCCCGACCAGCACGCCGGTGCCGCCGACCGCGACGCCGACCACTGGCCCGACCAGCACCCCCACCACGGTGCCGCCCACGGCGGTGCCCGGCGCGTGCCAGGTGACCTACACGATCACCAACCAGTGGAACACCGGCTTCCAGGCCGACGTGACGATCAAGAACACCGGCACCAGCGCGATCAGCGGCTGGACGCTGGCCTGGACCTTCGCGAACGGCCAGACCGTCACCCAGTCGTGGAACAGCACGCTGACCCAGACGGGCGCGGGCGTGAGCGCGGTGGGCGCGGGCTGGAACAACAACATCGCCCCTGGTGGGACGGCCAGCTTTGGCTTCATCGGTGCCCACAGCGGCACCAACGCCAAGCCCGCCAGCTTCACCGTGAACGGCACGGCCTGCACGAGCAACTAG